In a genomic window of Streptomyces roseoviridis:
- the gyrA gene encoding DNA gyrase subunit A: MADENTPVMPEEEPTVPGVGMRVEPVGLETEMQRSYLDYAMSVIVSRALPDVRDGLKPVHRRVLYAMYDGGYRPEKGFYKCARVVGDVMGNYHPHGDTSIYDALVRLAQPWAMRMPLVDSNGNFGSPGNDPAAAMRYTECKMAPLSMEMVRDIDEETVDFTDNYDGRSQEPTVLPSRFPNLLINGSAGIAVGMATNIPPHNLREVAAGAQWYLEHPEATHEELLDALIERIKGPDFPTGALVVGRKGIEEAYRTGRGSITMRAVVEVEEIQNRQCLVVTELPYQVNPDNLAQKIADLVKDGKIGGIADVRDETSSRTGQRLVIVLKRDAVAKVVLNNLYKHTDLQTNFGANMLALVDGVPRTLSIDAFIRHWVTHQIEVIVRRTKFRLRKAEERAHILRGLLKALDAIDEVIALIRRSDTVDVAREGLMGLLQIDEIQANAILEMQLRRLAALERQKIVAEHDELQAKINEYNAILASPEKQRQIVSEELTALVDKYGDDRRSQLVPFDGDMSIEDLIAEEDIVVTITRGGYVKRTKTEDYRSQKRGGKGVRGTKLKQDDIVDHFFVTTTHNWLLFFTNKGRVYRAKAYELPDAGRDARGQHVANLLAFQPDEQIAEILAIRDYEAAPYLVLATKAGLVKKTALKDYDSPRSGGVIAINLREREDGSDDELIGAELVSAEDDLLLISKKAQSIRFTATDDALRPMGRATSGVKGMSFREDDELLSMNVVRPGTFVFTATDGGYAKRTAVDEYRVQGRGGLGIKAAKIVEDRGSLVGALVVEDTDEILAITLSGGVIRTRVNEVRETGRDTMGVQLINLGKRDAVVGIARNAEAGGEDDDIEEAAEAGETAETAEVVEGTEPETGEHEE, encoded by the coding sequence ATGGCCGACGAGAACACCCCTGTGATGCCCGAAGAGGAGCCGACGGTTCCGGGCGTGGGCATGCGCGTGGAGCCCGTGGGGCTCGAGACCGAGATGCAGCGCTCGTACCTCGACTACGCGATGTCCGTCATCGTGTCGCGCGCGCTGCCCGACGTCCGTGACGGCCTCAAGCCGGTGCACCGCCGCGTGCTGTACGCGATGTACGACGGCGGCTACCGGCCCGAGAAGGGCTTCTACAAGTGCGCCCGCGTCGTCGGCGACGTCATGGGCAACTACCACCCGCACGGCGACACCTCGATCTACGACGCCCTCGTCCGCCTCGCCCAGCCCTGGGCCATGCGGATGCCGCTCGTCGACTCCAACGGCAACTTCGGCTCCCCGGGCAACGACCCGGCGGCCGCCATGCGCTACACCGAGTGCAAGATGGCGCCGCTGTCGATGGAGATGGTCCGCGACATCGACGAGGAGACCGTCGACTTCACGGACAACTACGACGGCCGCTCCCAGGAGCCGACCGTCCTGCCCTCCCGCTTCCCGAACCTGCTGATCAACGGCTCCGCCGGCATCGCGGTCGGCATGGCGACCAACATCCCGCCGCACAACCTGCGCGAGGTCGCCGCCGGCGCCCAGTGGTACCTGGAGCACCCCGAGGCCACCCACGAGGAGCTGCTCGACGCGCTCATCGAGCGCATCAAGGGCCCCGACTTCCCCACCGGCGCGCTCGTCGTCGGCCGCAAGGGCATCGAGGAGGCGTACCGCACCGGCCGCGGCTCCATCACGATGCGCGCGGTCGTCGAGGTCGAGGAGATCCAGAACCGCCAGTGCCTGGTGGTCACCGAGCTGCCCTACCAGGTCAACCCGGACAACCTCGCGCAGAAGATCGCCGACCTGGTGAAGGACGGCAAGATCGGCGGCATCGCCGACGTCCGCGACGAGACCTCCTCCCGCACCGGCCAGCGCCTGGTCATCGTCCTCAAGCGGGACGCGGTCGCCAAGGTCGTCCTCAACAACCTCTACAAGCACACCGACCTCCAGACGAACTTCGGCGCCAACATGCTGGCGCTCGTCGACGGCGTGCCGCGCACCCTCTCGATCGACGCGTTCATCCGCCACTGGGTGACGCACCAGATCGAGGTCATCGTGCGCCGGACCAAGTTCCGGCTGCGCAAGGCCGAGGAGCGCGCCCACATCCTGCGCGGTCTGCTCAAGGCCCTCGACGCGATCGACGAGGTCATCGCCCTCATCCGGCGCAGCGACACGGTCGACGTTGCCCGCGAGGGCCTGATGGGCCTCCTCCAGATCGACGAGATCCAGGCCAACGCCATCCTCGAGATGCAGCTGCGCCGGCTCGCCGCCCTGGAGCGCCAGAAGATCGTCGCCGAGCACGACGAGCTCCAGGCGAAGATCAACGAGTACAACGCGATCCTCGCCTCGCCCGAGAAGCAGCGGCAGATCGTCAGCGAGGAGCTCACGGCGCTCGTCGACAAGTACGGCGACGACCGCCGCAGCCAGCTCGTGCCCTTCGACGGTGACATGTCCATCGAGGACCTGATCGCCGAGGAGGACATCGTCGTCACGATCACGCGCGGCGGCTATGTGAAGCGTACGAAGACCGAGGACTACCGCTCGCAGAAGCGCGGCGGCAAGGGCGTGCGCGGCACGAAGCTGAAGCAGGACGACATCGTCGACCACTTCTTCGTCACCACCACCCACAACTGGCTGCTCTTCTTCACCAACAAGGGCCGGGTCTACCGGGCCAAGGCGTACGAGCTGCCGGACGCCGGCCGCGACGCCCGCGGCCAGCACGTGGCCAACCTGCTGGCCTTCCAGCCGGACGAGCAGATCGCCGAGATCCTCGCGATCCGCGACTACGAGGCCGCGCCGTACCTGGTGCTCGCCACCAAGGCCGGTCTGGTGAAGAAGACCGCCCTGAAGGACTACGACTCCCCGCGCTCGGGCGGTGTCATCGCCATCAACCTGCGCGAGCGGGAGGACGGCAGCGACGACGAGCTGATCGGCGCGGAGCTGGTGTCCGCCGAGGACGACCTGCTGCTTATCAGCAAGAAGGCGCAGTCGATCCGCTTCACCGCCACGGACGACGCGCTGCGCCCGATGGGACGCGCGACCTCCGGCGTCAAGGGGATGAGTTTCCGCGAGGACGACGAGCTGCTCTCGATGAATGTCGTCCGGCCGGGTACGTTCGTCTTCACCGCGACCGACGGTGGCTACGCCAAGCGCACCGCGGTCGACGAGTACCGCGTCCAGGGTCGCGGCGGCCTCGGCATCAAGGCTGCCAAGATCGTGGAGGACCGCGGCTCGCTCGTGGGCGCGCTGGTGGTCGAGGACACCGACGAGATCCTCGCCATCACGCTGTCCGGCGGTGTGATTCGCACGCGAGTCAACGAAGTCAGGGAGACCGGCCGTGACACCATGGGCGTCCAGCTGATCAACCTGGGCAAGCGCGACGCCGTCGTCGGCATCGCCCGCAACGCCGAGGCCGGCGGCGAGGACGACGACATCGAGGAAGCTGCCGAGGCCGGGGAGACGGCCGAGACGGCCGAGGTGGTCGAGGGCACGGAGCCCGAGACCGGGGAGCACGAGGAGTAG
- a CDS encoding peptidylprolyl isomerase produces MAEQLYATLKTSQGDIEIRLLPFHAPKTVRNFVELARGEREWTHPATGEVSTAPLYDGTVFHRVIKDFMIQGGDPLADGTGGPGYQFADEFHPELSFDKPYLLAMANAGPGTNGSQFFITVGATTWLNRKHTIFGEVVGEASKKVVDAIAAAETNPSTNRPVEDVVIETVVIESR; encoded by the coding sequence GTGGCCGAGCAGCTGTACGCGACTCTGAAGACCAGCCAGGGTGACATCGAGATTCGGCTGCTGCCGTTCCACGCCCCCAAGACGGTCCGCAACTTCGTCGAACTCGCCCGCGGCGAGCGCGAGTGGACCCACCCGGCGACCGGCGAGGTCTCCACGGCGCCCCTCTACGACGGCACCGTCTTCCACCGGGTGATCAAGGACTTCATGATCCAGGGCGGTGACCCGCTGGCGGACGGCACGGGCGGCCCCGGCTACCAGTTCGCCGACGAGTTCCACCCCGAGCTCTCCTTCGACAAGCCGTACCTGCTGGCGATGGCCAACGCCGGCCCCGGCACCAACGGCTCCCAGTTCTTCATCACGGTCGGCGCGACGACCTGGCTCAACCGCAAGCACACGATCTTCGGCGAGGTCGTCGGCGAGGCGAGCAAGAAGGTCGTGGACGCGATCGCCGCCGCCGAGACCAACCCGAGCACCAACCGTCCCGTCGAGGACGTCGTCATCGAGACCGTCGTCATCGAGAGCCGCTGA
- a CDS encoding DUF6344 domain-containing protein produces the protein MATAKVKQFWTALVSVLFALLASLGLASPATAAQRTALQQGEEPATTPATAATTTPARALASVPAPRPAPQWHAARGRALPPTIKQRIRAEAHGSSPSVRHLRADAPAVTDRDGTFDLTGAALAAPAAASGAAPAPVAPAVHAA, from the coding sequence ATGGCCACCGCCAAGGTCAAGCAGTTCTGGACCGCCCTCGTCTCCGTCCTCTTCGCCCTGCTCGCCTCCCTCGGCCTGGCGAGCCCCGCCACCGCCGCCCAGCGGACCGCCCTCCAGCAGGGCGAGGAGCCGGCGACCACCCCCGCGACGGCCGCCACGACGACGCCGGCGCGCGCCCTCGCCTCCGTACCGGCACCGAGGCCGGCCCCTCAGTGGCACGCCGCGCGGGGCCGGGCCCTGCCGCCCACCATCAAGCAGCGCATCCGCGCCGAGGCGCACGGTTCCTCGCCCTCCGTCCGCCACCTGCGCGCGGACGCCCCGGCCGTCACGGACCGGGACGGCACGTTCGACCTGACGGGTGCGGCCCTCGCCGCCCCGGCCGCCGCTTCCGGGGCCGCTCCGGCCCCCGTCGCTCCGGCCGTCCACGCCGCGTAG
- a CDS encoding MFS transporter produces MAKTKKTGGTPRTQRNLLIAQLSNSIGDGAFYVTSALYFSRIVGLSAPQIGAGLAVAWGIGSLAGVPLGHLADRRGPRGNAVLLALATAAAVASFLLIRSFVPFLLAATAYATAQSGLAAARQALLAGLVEPAARVGMLARIQATLNAGLAVGAALGGLALSAGTRGAYLAVFALDAAGFLLCALVLRSLPSLPGTPAASGGEPRLVVLRDRPYAVLTLLNALLLLRLPLLSLALPLWIVERTAAPGWTVSALFVLNTGAVMLFQVRAARSVTGLPEATRAVSRSSLVMLASCAVFAVTAAGFGPWPTVAVLVAGAVLQVIAEMRHSAGSWQIGFSLAPADRIGQYQGFYGTGVPVARTLGPLLVTTLLIGWGVAGWLVLGGIFVVAGFATAPAVRWAERSRAASAPSGERAAETAGAH; encoded by the coding sequence ATGGCGAAGACGAAGAAGACCGGCGGCACCCCACGGACCCAGCGGAACCTGCTGATCGCCCAGCTCAGCAACTCCATCGGCGACGGCGCCTTCTACGTGACCTCGGCGCTCTACTTCTCCCGGATCGTCGGCCTCTCCGCCCCGCAGATCGGCGCCGGGCTCGCCGTGGCCTGGGGGATCGGCTCCCTCGCCGGAGTACCGCTCGGGCACCTGGCCGACCGGCGCGGCCCGCGCGGCAACGCCGTCCTGCTCGCCCTGGCCACCGCGGCGGCCGTCGCGTCCTTCCTCCTGATCCGCTCCTTCGTCCCCTTCCTGCTCGCCGCCACCGCGTACGCCACCGCCCAGAGCGGCCTCGCCGCCGCCCGCCAGGCCCTCCTCGCCGGCCTGGTCGAGCCCGCCGCCCGGGTCGGGATGCTGGCCCGGATCCAGGCCACGCTCAACGCCGGCCTCGCCGTGGGGGCCGCGCTCGGCGGCCTCGCCCTGAGCGCCGGGACCCGAGGCGCCTACCTGGCCGTCTTCGCCCTCGACGCGGCCGGCTTCCTCCTCTGCGCCCTGGTGCTGCGCTCCCTGCCCTCGCTGCCGGGCACCCCGGCGGCGAGCGGCGGCGAACCGCGGCTCGTGGTGCTGCGGGACCGCCCGTACGCCGTGCTCACCCTCCTCAACGCGCTGCTGCTGCTCCGGCTGCCGCTGCTCAGCCTGGCCCTGCCGCTGTGGATCGTGGAGCGGACCGCGGCGCCCGGGTGGACGGTCTCGGCGCTCTTCGTCCTCAACACCGGTGCGGTGATGCTCTTTCAGGTGCGGGCCGCCCGCTCGGTGACCGGGCTGCCGGAGGCGACCCGGGCGGTGTCGCGCTCCAGCCTGGTGATGCTCGCCTCGTGCGCGGTGTTCGCGGTGACGGCGGCCGGCTTTGGACCCTGGCCGACGGTCGCGGTGCTGGTCGCCGGAGCCGTCCTGCAGGTGATCGCCGAGATGCGCCACTCGGCCGGGTCGTGGCAGATCGGCTTCTCCCTGGCGCCGGCCGACCGGATCGGCCAGTACCAGGGCTTCTACGGCACGGGCGTGCCGGTCGCCAGGACCCTCGGGCCGCTCCTCGTCACCACCCTGCTGATCGGCTGGGGCGTGGCCGGATGGCTGGTCCTGGGCGGGATCTTCGTGGTGGCCGGCTTCGCCACCGCGCCGGCGGTGCGCTGGGCGGAGCGTTCCCGGGCCGCGTCGGCGCCGTCCGGCGAGCGGGCAGCCGAGACCGCCGGGGCGCACTGA
- the gyrB gene encoding DNA topoisomerase (ATP-hydrolyzing) subunit B, which yields MLCQKGRFVADSGNPNENKQYTASNIQVLEGLDAVRKRPGMYIGSTGERGLHHMVQEVVDNSVDEALAGHADTIDVTILADGGVRVVDNGRGIPVGIVESEGKPAVEVVLTVLHAGGKFGGGGYAVSGGLHGVGVSVVNALSTKVSVEIRTDGHRWTQDYKMGAPTAPLAKHEATEETGTSVTFWADPDIFETTEYSFETLSRRFQEMAFLNKGLTITLTDERESAKATVGADDPDAEAAAEPAARTVKYHYEGGIVDFVKYLNSRKGDLIHPTVIDIEAEDKERLLSVEIAMQWNSSYSEGVYSFANTIHTHEGGTHEEGFRAALTTLVNKYAREKKLLREKDDNLTGDDIREGLTAIISVKIGEPQFEGQTKTKLGNTEAKTFVQKVVFEHLTDWFDRNPNEAADIIRKGITAATARVAARKARDLTRRKGLLESASLPGKLSDCQSNDPTKCEIFIVEGDSAGGSAKSGRNPMYQAILPIRGKILNVEKARIDKILQNTEVQALISAFGTGVHEDFDIEKLRYHKIILMADADVDGQHINTLLLTFLFRFMRPLVEAGHVYLSRPPLYKIKWGRDDFEYAYSDRERDALVELGKQNGKRIREDSIQRFKGLGEMNAEELRITTMDQDHRVLGQVTLDDAAQADDLFSVLMGEDVEARRSFIQRNAKDVRFLDI from the coding sequence GTGCTGTGCCAGAAAGGGCGCTTCGTGGCCGATTCCGGCAACCCCAACGAGAACAAGCAGTACACCGCCAGCAACATCCAGGTGCTCGAGGGCCTGGATGCGGTGCGTAAGCGCCCCGGCATGTACATCGGCTCGACCGGAGAGCGCGGTCTGCACCACATGGTGCAGGAGGTCGTCGACAACTCGGTCGACGAGGCCCTGGCCGGTCACGCGGACACCATCGACGTGACGATCCTGGCCGACGGCGGCGTCCGGGTCGTCGACAACGGCCGCGGCATCCCCGTCGGCATCGTCGAGTCCGAGGGCAAGCCGGCCGTCGAGGTCGTCCTGACGGTCCTCCACGCGGGCGGCAAGTTCGGCGGCGGCGGCTACGCGGTCTCCGGCGGTCTGCACGGCGTCGGCGTCTCCGTCGTCAACGCGCTCTCCACCAAGGTCTCGGTGGAGATCAGGACCGACGGTCACCGCTGGACGCAGGACTACAAGATGGGCGCCCCGACGGCGCCCCTCGCGAAGCACGAGGCGACCGAGGAGACCGGCACCTCGGTCACCTTCTGGGCCGACCCGGACATCTTCGAGACCACCGAGTACTCCTTCGAGACGCTCTCGCGCCGTTTCCAGGAGATGGCCTTCCTCAACAAGGGCCTGACGATCACGCTCACCGACGAGCGCGAGTCCGCGAAGGCCACCGTCGGTGCCGACGACCCCGACGCCGAGGCGGCCGCCGAGCCGGCCGCGCGCACGGTGAAGTACCACTACGAGGGCGGCATCGTCGACTTCGTGAAGTACCTCAACTCGCGCAAGGGCGACCTGATCCACCCCACCGTCATCGACATCGAGGCCGAGGACAAGGAGCGCCTCCTCTCGGTCGAGATCGCGATGCAGTGGAACTCGTCGTACAGCGAGGGCGTGTACTCGTTCGCGAACACGATCCACACCCACGAGGGCGGTACCCACGAGGAGGGCTTCCGCGCCGCGCTGACGACCCTCGTCAACAAGTACGCGCGCGAGAAGAAGCTGCTCCGCGAGAAGGATGACAACCTCACGGGCGACGACATCCGCGAGGGTCTGACCGCGATCATCTCGGTCAAGATCGGCGAGCCGCAGTTCGAGGGCCAGACCAAGACCAAGCTCGGCAACACCGAGGCGAAGACCTTCGTCCAGAAGGTCGTCTTCGAGCACCTGACCGACTGGTTCGACCGCAACCCGAACGAGGCCGCGGACATCATCCGCAAGGGCATCACCGCCGCCACCGCGCGCGTGGCCGCCCGCAAGGCCCGCGACCTGACCCGCCGCAAGGGTCTCCTGGAGTCGGCGTCCCTGCCGGGCAAGCTCTCCGACTGCCAGTCGAACGACCCCACCAAGTGCGAGATCTTCATCGTCGAGGGTGACTCCGCCGGCGGCTCGGCCAAGTCCGGCCGCAACCCGATGTACCAGGCCATCCTGCCGATCCGCGGCAAGATCCTGAACGTCGAGAAGGCCCGGATCGACAAGATCCTCCAGAACACCGAGGTCCAGGCGCTGATCTCCGCCTTCGGCACCGGTGTCCACGAGGACTTCGACATCGAGAAGCTCCGCTATCACAAGATCATCCTGATGGCGGACGCCGACGTCGACGGCCAGCACATCAACACCCTGCTGCTGACCTTCCTCTTCCGCTTCATGCGGCCGCTGGTCGAGGCCGGGCACGTCTACCTCTCCCGCCCGCCGCTCTACAAGATCAAGTGGGGCCGGGACGACTTCGAGTACGCCTACTCGGACCGCGAGCGCGACGCCCTGGTCGAGCTGGGCAAGCAGAACGGCAAGCGGATCCGCGAGGACTCGATCCAGCGCTTCAAGGGTCTCGGCGAGATGAACGCCGAAGAGCTGCGCATCACCACCATGGACCAGGACCACCGCGTGCTCGGCCAGGTCACCCTCGACGACGCCGCGCAGGCCGACGACCTGTTCTCGGTGCTGATGGGCGAGGACGTCGAGGCACGGCGCTCGTTCATCCAGCGCAACGCCAAGGACGTTCGTTTCCTCGACATCTGA
- a CDS encoding DNA-binding protein — protein MDTAQQEATARARELQRSWYGEPLGALFRRLIDDLGLNQARLAAVLGLSAPMLSQLMSGQRAKIGNPAVVQRVQALQELAGQVADGSVSAAEATDRMDEIKRSQGGSVLTSGSQPTTTSGAPTVRRVVREIQSLLRSVAAAGDIIEAADSLAPAHPELAEFLRVYGAGRTADAVAHYEAHQN, from the coding sequence ATGGATACAGCGCAGCAGGAAGCCACGGCCAGAGCCCGGGAGCTCCAGCGCAGTTGGTACGGGGAGCCGTTGGGGGCGCTCTTCCGCCGGCTGATCGACGATCTCGGACTGAATCAGGCCCGGCTCGCGGCCGTGCTCGGACTGTCGGCGCCCATGCTCTCCCAGCTGATGAGCGGCCAGCGGGCCAAGATCGGCAATCCCGCCGTCGTCCAGCGTGTCCAGGCCCTCCAGGAGCTCGCCGGCCAGGTCGCCGACGGCAGCGTCAGCGCCGCCGAGGCCACCGACCGGATGGACGAGATCAAGAGGTCCCAGGGCGGCTCCGTCCTCACCTCCGGCAGCCAGCCCACCACCACCAGCGGCGCGCCCACCGTGCGCCGGGTGGTCCGCGAGATCCAGTCCCTGCTGCGCTCCGTGGCCGCGGCGGGCGACATCATCGAGGCGGCCGACTCGCTCGCGCCCGCTCACCCCGAACTGGCAGAGTTCCTCCGGGTCTACGGCGCGGGGCGCACCGCGGACGCGGTGGCCCACTACGAGGCGCATCAGAACTGA
- a CDS encoding DUF5324 family protein, producing MTRMDSVRAATGSAKESVLHAAEVVAPYAGTAKEQAVLYAHEARAKLAPKVSKAASAARVQARRQYACHVAPHVPPRVDEAAQRTAAVTRKAARQAADYTVPRVEHAVAATGPVLEEAGSRSTAAWAALRGQVTPKDVQKIIRKHQRRARAGRMAKGLAVLGVLAGGAFAAWKWWDKQANPDWLVEPPAPTEVDDRTARSTVDDDVSALDPEVAAKEAEAGTEAEATDRDEERR from the coding sequence GTGACCCGCATGGACAGCGTGCGCGCCGCGACAGGTTCGGCGAAGGAGAGCGTCCTGCACGCCGCGGAAGTGGTGGCGCCGTACGCCGGCACGGCCAAGGAACAGGCCGTCCTCTATGCCCACGAAGCACGCGCCAAGCTCGCTCCGAAAGTCTCGAAGGCCGCGTCCGCGGCCCGTGTTCAGGCCCGTCGGCAGTACGCGTGCCATGTCGCACCGCACGTGCCGCCGCGGGTCGACGAGGCCGCTCAGCGCACCGCGGCTGTGACCCGCAAGGCCGCCCGTCAGGCGGCCGACTACACCGTTCCGCGTGTCGAGCACGCGGTCGCCGCGACCGGTCCCGTCCTGGAGGAGGCCGGGTCGCGTTCGACTGCCGCCTGGGCCGCGCTGCGCGGTCAGGTGACGCCGAAGGACGTACAGAAGATCATCAGGAAGCACCAGCGGCGGGCCAGGGCCGGTCGCATGGCCAAGGGCCTCGCGGTCCTCGGCGTGCTGGCCGGCGGCGCGTTCGCCGCCTGGAAGTGGTGGGACAAGCAGGCCAACCCCGACTGGCTGGTCGAGCCGCCCGCTCCCACCGAGGTGGACGACAGGACGGCGCGGTCGACGGTCGACGACGACGTCTCGGCCCTCGATCCCGAGGTGGCGGCCAAGGAGGCCGAAGCCGGGACGGAGGCGGAGGCCACGGACCGCGACGAGGAGCGCCGCTGA
- a CDS encoding DLW-39 family protein: protein MKKLLLVALAAIGGLLVYRQIQADRAEQDLWTEATDSVPAGSGV, encoded by the coding sequence GTGAAGAAGCTTCTCCTGGTCGCACTGGCCGCCATCGGCGGGCTCCTCGTGTACCGCCAGATCCAGGCGGATCGCGCCGAGCAGGATCTGTGGACGGAGGCGACCGACTCCGTGCCCGCAGGTTCGGGTGTGTGA
- a CDS encoding DUF3566 domain-containing protein — protein sequence MTDTRGQGPSYETYNGPLPGERGGTQPQSGPYHPPQAYGTPGQGTPAQGVPAAGKGGAATRKPRTGARTTPRTRKARLRVAKADPWSVMKVSFLLSIALGICTVVAAAVLWMVMDAMGVFSTVGGTISEATGSNESNGFDLQSFLSLPRVLMFTSVIAVIDVVLMTALATLGAFIYNLSAGFVGGVELTLAEDE from the coding sequence GTGACGGACACTCGGGGGCAGGGTCCCTCGTACGAGACGTACAACGGGCCGCTGCCCGGCGAGCGCGGGGGGACGCAGCCGCAGAGCGGTCCCTACCACCCGCCGCAGGCGTACGGGACCCCCGGGCAGGGCACTCCCGCCCAGGGCGTGCCGGCGGCCGGCAAGGGTGGCGCGGCCACGCGCAAGCCGCGTACGGGCGCGCGCACCACCCCGCGGACGCGCAAGGCGCGGCTGCGGGTCGCCAAGGCCGATCCGTGGTCGGTGATGAAGGTGAGCTTCCTGCTCTCCATCGCGCTCGGCATCTGCACGGTGGTGGCCGCGGCGGTGCTGTGGATGGTCATGGACGCCATGGGCGTCTTCTCGACCGTCGGCGGCACGATCAGCGAGGCCACCGGCTCCAACGAGTCCAACGGCTTCGACCTCCAGTCCTTCCTGTCGCTGCCGCGGGTGCTGATGTTCACCTCGGTCATCGCGGTGATCGACGTCGTCCTGATGACGGCCCTGGCCACGCTCGGCGCCTTCATCTACAACCTGTCGGCCGGCTTCGTGGGCGGTGTGGAGCTCACCCTCGCCGAGGACGAGTGA
- a CDS encoding serine/threonine-protein kinase — protein MGEVFAGRYELIDPIGRGGVGAVWRAWDHRRRRYVAAKVLQQSDAHTLLRFVREQALRIDHPHVLAPASWAADDDKVLFTMDLVAGGSLAHVIGDYGALPPRFVCTLLDQLLSGLAAVHAEGVVHRDIKPANILLEVTGTGRPHLRLSDFGISMRKGEPRLTETNYVVGTPGYFAPEQLMGAEPDFTADLFAVGLVGLYLLQGRRPDSQALVDHFMTYGTPSAPRGVSEPLWQVLAGLLQPDPQVRFKTATGARKALNAAVELLPEPGPDEEQVEIFDQIGPLPAGFGPNGPEPAGDRQAAAPPPPSPSETGSFHLPPPPPAPHQPVVTPQAPGYGPPPAQAAPQPGAPQPRAPRPGALQPGATPAVASAARAGVPAPPPVQPPAHGPASFAQTPTAGAPYEQVPPRSYTAQAGPVPARRPGPPAKVAVPVLVTALVCFAVGIWALISA, from the coding sequence ATGGGTGAGGTCTTCGCTGGTCGGTACGAGCTGATCGATCCGATCGGCCGGGGCGGGGTCGGAGCGGTGTGGCGTGCCTGGGACCACCGGCGCCGCCGCTACGTGGCGGCCAAGGTGCTCCAGCAGAGCGACGCCCACACCCTGCTGCGCTTCGTCCGCGAGCAGGCGCTCAGGATCGACCACCCGCACGTCCTCGCCCCGGCCAGCTGGGCCGCGGACGACGACAAGGTCCTCTTCACCATGGACCTCGTGGCGGGCGGTTCCCTGGCCCACGTCATCGGGGACTACGGCGCGCTGCCGCCCCGCTTCGTGTGCACCCTGCTCGACCAGCTGCTGTCCGGACTGGCCGCGGTGCACGCGGAGGGGGTCGTGCACCGCGACATCAAGCCGGCCAACATCCTGCTCGAAGTCACCGGCACCGGACGGCCGCATCTGCGGCTGTCCGACTTCGGCATCTCGATGCGCAAGGGCGAACCCCGGCTCACCGAGACCAACTACGTGGTGGGCACGCCCGGTTACTTCGCGCCCGAGCAACTGATGGGCGCGGAGCCGGACTTCACCGCCGACCTGTTCGCGGTGGGCCTGGTGGGCCTCTATCTGCTCCAGGGCCGCAGGCCGGACTCCCAGGCCCTGGTGGACCACTTCATGACCTACGGCACCCCGAGCGCCCCGCGGGGCGTCTCCGAGCCGCTGTGGCAGGTGCTCGCCGGGCTGCTCCAGCCCGACCCGCAGGTCCGCTTCAAGACGGCCACCGGCGCGCGGAAGGCGCTGAACGCGGCGGTCGAGCTGCTGCCCGAGCCGGGGCCCGACGAGGAGCAGGTCGAGATCTTCGACCAGATCGGCCCGCTGCCGGCCGGCTTCGGCCCGAACGGCCCCGAGCCCGCCGGGGACCGCCAGGCCGCGGCCCCGCCCCCGCCGAGCCCGTCCGAGACGGGCAGCTTCCACCTGCCGCCACCGCCCCCGGCGCCCCACCAGCCGGTGGTCACCCCACAGGCCCCCGGCTACGGACCGCCACCGGCCCAGGCCGCTCCCCAGCCCGGGGCCCCTCAGCCAAGGGCTCCCCGCCCCGGAGCCCTTCAGCCAGGGGCCACCCCGGCCGTGGCCTCCGCCGCCCGGGCCGGGGTCCCGGCTCCGCCACCCGTACAGCCGCCCGCGCATGGCCCCGCCTCCTTCGCCCAGACACCCACGGCCGGGGCGCCGTACGAACAGGTGCCCCCTCGTTCATACACCGCTCAGGCCGGACCGGTTCCCGCCCGCCGGCCGGGCCCGCCCGCGAAGGTCGCGGTCCCCGTGCTGGTCACCGCGCTCGTCTGCTTCGCCGTCGGGATCTGGGCGCTCATCTCGGCGTAG